The following coding sequences lie in one Apium graveolens cultivar Ventura chromosome 1, ASM990537v1, whole genome shotgun sequence genomic window:
- the LOC141661218 gene encoding uncharacterized protein LOC141661218, with protein sequence MQMETYLPSHPKRKRSCFRGGDEIESKRNKLNQCLNILPFSEKDYLCTIEERKKKRTIIMKKIRMNKEKTNVDMEPTDTTMWLNRIVQTHRSAAYKKAMELYLEDVKTTHGFDIRHKPPQCAPGHKIFKIYDPPNVVPEFYTVNVLRCLSNLAISVYNKNKGTNYENVQVMLAMRYGCRDLNYNITFKASMHSKNTLIFQTKACFILHRPYHIVEIKFTRELSGKDRAENLSDSVFLDEASENFSHYLSEFALEEYNLDQLASSGFTMKEDAMYGSVTVLGYSWRKRKCEDEDLACSIKFEASLPKSTTVKSFRTKLHVSFYDSAAKFKVKYVRSKCSTN encoded by the exons ATGCAGATGGAAACGTATTTGCCTTCACATCCCAAGCGGAAGCGTTCATGTTTCAGGGGAGGTGACGAGATTGAATCCAAACGGAATAAGCTGAATCAATGTTTGAATATTTTGcctttttctg AAAAAGACTATTTATGTACGATAGAagagaggaagaagaagaggacAATCATAATGAAGAAGATTAGAATGAACAAAGAAAAGACAAATGTGGATATGGAACCGACAGATACAACTATGTGGTTGAATAGAATTGTACAGACACATCGAAGTGCAGCTTACAAGAAAGCTATGGAATTATACCTTGAAGATGTCAAAACTACTCAT GGTTTTGATATTAGACACAAACCACCTCAGTGTGCTCCTGGACATAAAATATTCAAAATATACGATCCTCCCAATGTTGTACCAGAATTTTATACTGTTAATGTCTTGAGATGTCTCTCCAACTTGGCTATTTCTGTCTATAACAAAAATAAG GGTACAAATTATGAAAATGTGCAGGTTATGTTGGCTATGCGATATGGTTGTAGAGATTTAAACTATAATATTACTTTTAAAGCTTCCATGCATTCGAAGAACACCCTGATCTTCCAAACAAAAGCTTGTTTCATTCTGCACCGCCCATATCATATTGTTGAGATCAAGTTTACTAGAGAATTGAGTGGTAAAGATCGTGCAGAAAATCTCAGTGATTCTGTTTTTTTGGATGAGGCTTCTGAAAATTTTTCTCACTATCTATCTGAGTTTGCTCTTGAGGAGTATAACCTTGACCAG TTAGCTTCTAGTGGCTTTACGATGAAGGAGGATGCAATGTATGGTAGTGTGACTGTTCTCGGTTACAGTTGGAGAAAGAGAAAATGTGAAGATGAAGATTTAGCATGCTCAATCAAGTTTGAAGCCTCCTTGCCCAAGAGCACGACTGTCAAAAGCTTCCGAACCAAATTACATGTGTCTTTTTATGACTCAGCTGCGAAGTTTAAAGTTAAATATGTTAGGTCCAAGTGTTCAACCAATTAA
- the LOC141716260 gene encoding uncharacterized protein LOC141716260: protein MAWNIDVKTTTIANCFRHCKIRSEENDEQELGEINEGVEGLNEVISNLRYRNVMDVEHLLNYPNENDAVMESPTDEEIIESVMSTDEGTDPEPDDSNVIPSVSSKEAFQALTTLNNYLLQHEQNIPGVIFALHKVKDEINFGFGGKKKQATIDSYFNKN from the coding sequence ATGGCTTGGAATATTGATGTGAAAACAACCACAATTGCAAATTGTTTTCGGCATTGCAAGATTCGTTcagaagaaaatgatgaacaaGAACTTGGAGAAATAAATGAAGGTGTCGAAGGATTAAATGAAGTTATCTCTAATTTACGATATAGGAATGTGATGGATGTCGAGCATCTCTTAAACTATCCAAACGAGAATGATGCGGTTATGGAATCACCTACGGATGAAGAAATCATTGAGTCGGTAATGAGCACTGATGAAGGGACTGATCCTGAACCCGACGATAGCAATGTCATCCCAAGCGTGTCATCAAAGGAAGCATTTCAAGCACTCACCACTTTGAACAATTACTTGTTACAACACGAGCAAAACATACCAGGAGTTATTTTTGCTTTACATAAAGTCAAGGACGAGATTAATTTTGGCTTTGGTGGAAAGAAGAAACAAGCTACAATAGattcatattttaataagaattaa
- the LOC141716414 gene encoding uncharacterized protein LOC141716414 yields the protein MEIFGFLKEKVQHKLQGWANRDISTQGKLTLLSSATQCSNNLVSTMIKAKYYPHTSFLDAEMGHSPSYVWRSLMEAMEVVKAGTRRKIGNGVDTKVWHVPWLPDVSDGCLTTQMPDHLKDITVRNLMDSTGKSWDIDLIDDIFNAAYQLQEPYPVNKLFNVHNVHEWREAQNHDVGRGSQHVEGGHVWTKPMDGWVKVNTDAALFEDGTVGVGCIIRDSQGIFLGGRCCRIVEAWSPKEAEAIVMKEALSGVISQKKQRCIMETDSRVLVQACNGQPGEAIFSTLVEDCLHLLKHINPVLVKFTYRSANSVTHALARVTYSRSEAREWHVSPQIFSYMYLKTIYSE from the exons ATGGAGATATTTGGTTTCTTAAAAGAAAAAGTTCAGCACAAGCTACAGGGATGGGCAAATAGAGATATTTCCACCCAAGGAAAGTTAACATTGCTGTCATCGGCAACACAG TGCTCAAATAATCTTGTGTCTACGATGATCAAAGCGAAGTACTATCCACATACATCTTTTCTTGATGCAGAAATGGGTCATTCACCAAGTTATGTGTGGAGAAGCTTAATGGAGGCTATGGAGGTTGTCAAGGCAGGAACCAGACGAAAAATTGGAAATGGTGTTGATACCAAAGTCTGGCATGTACCTTGGTTACCTGATGTGTCTGATGGGTGTTTAACGACTCAAATGCCTGATCATTTGAAGGATATTACAGTGAGAAATTTGATGGACTCTACAGGAAAAAGTTGGGACATAGATCTGATTGATGACATTTTTAAT GCTGCCTATCAACTGCAGGAGCCTTATCCTGTAAACAAATTGTTCAATGTGCACAATGTCCATG AGTGGAGAGAAGCTCAAAATCACGATGTGGGGAGAGGGAGTCAACATGTGGAGGGAGGGCATGTCTGGACAAAGCCTATGGATGGGTGGGTGAAGGTAAACACGGACGCTGCTCTGTTTGAAGATGGCACTGTTGGTGTGGGGTGCATCATACGGGATTCACAGGGAATTTTTCTTGGAGGTAGGTGTTGTAGAATAGTGGAAGCGTGGTCACCAAAGGAGGCTGAGGCTATTGTTATGAAGGAAGCCCTGTCAGGGGTAATTTCACAAAAGAAACAGCGCTGCATCATGGAAACAGATTCTCGAGTGCTAGTTCAGGCATGTAATGGACAGCCAGGAGAAGCTATATTTAGTACTTTGGTGGAAGATTGTCTTCATCTtttaaagcacataaatccaGTGCTAGTGAAGTTTACATATCGTTCTGCGAATAGTGTGACGCACGCCTTAGCTAGAGTCACCTATTCTAGATCAGAAGCAAGGGAGTGGCATGTTAGCCCCCAGATTTTCTCTTACATGTACTTGAAAACGATTTATTCTGAGTAA